CATCTATGTCTCGGCGCTGCATGACTTCGTCAAGGAAGCCGAGGAAATGGCCTTGCAAGAGTTCACCAACGAGGACTTTTCCGAGCTCTGCTACAGCCTGTACGGGAAGATCATGAATGCCTATTGGGATGCGCGCGACCTGGTGCCGCCGGGCAACCTGGTCGAGGTGAGTTACGAGGACTTCGACGAAGACCCGCTCAACGAAGTCAAGCGCATCTACCAGACCCTCGACCTGCCGCTCGAGCCTGCCGTACTCAAGGACATCGAGGCCTACCTGGCATCGATCGCCGGCTACAAGAAGAACAAATACACCTACAGCGAGCAGCAGGCCCGGGCCATCGAGGCCAACTGGGGCTTTGCCCTGGAAAAAATGAAATACAGCCTGCCGCCCGACATCGTCGTCGATAACAGCCGCGACTGGTCCTGCGACATGAACTACTGAGTGCCCTGGTTCACCCGTCAATGTCCGCGTGGGCCACAGGCTCACCCCTCTATAGCGCAGGAAGTGTGTTCATGAGCATGGCTGAAGATATCCACCAAACGGTTGCCCAGGGTCAGCAGGACTGGGCGTTCAGTGTCGGTGTGCAACTGGTGGTCTGGGGGCTGCCGATCGTCGAGTGCTGGAAGTATCGCCTGGGCAAGGTGGTCGGCCACGGCGCGCAAGCGCAGGGGCAGGCGATCAACGCCTTCCAGCATATGCGTAGCCTGTCGACCCGGGCGTCGAGCAAGTTCGTCAACTCGGCCACCGATTTTCTCTATTCAACCGCGGTACTGGATTTACACCAGGGCCCGCTGGTACTCACGGCGCCAGATTTCCAGGAGCGCTGGTATGGCCTGCAGGTGCTCGATCCGTACATGGAGACCCTGGCCAACCTCGGCACCCGCACCTATGGCCGACAACTGCCCAGCGTGGTGATTGCCAACCGTCGCGATCAGCATCGGGTGCCGGCGCAGGCCACGGTGATCTACAGCGACAGCGACTTTCTGTATGTGGTCGGGCGCATTGCCGCAGGCGATCATGAAGACCTGAGCGCGGTTAACGCCCTGCAGGACGGCCTGCGCCTGACACCGCTGCATGGCGCCGACCACCCGGGCTTTGACCTCGCGCAGGTTACCCCGGGGTCTTGTGCGCCGCTGCGCGCGGGCGATTCCAGTTGCCCGGCGGAGCTGGCGTTCTTCGAAGAGCTGGGCGCGGTGCTCAAGTTCGTCCCGCCCAGCGCCAGCGAAGGCATGTTGCTCGGGCTGATGGCCGACGTCGGTATCAGCGTTGAAAACGGCTTCGCCCACCAGAGCCTGGCACCTGCAGTGCGCGAAGGCCTGGCGCGCGCGGTGGTGCAAGCCACGGCGATCCTGCAAGGCAAGGTGTTCGAGCGCGGCGAGCTGAACAACGGCTGGAAGTTGCCGGGGGCGATCGGTAACTACGGCCATGACTACATCCTGCGGGCGCTGGTGTCGTTGCACGGCATCTGGGCCAACGTAGCGGAAGAAAGCCTGTACTTCATGGCCTGGACGGATTGCGAAGGCAACCTGCTGCATGGCGACAACCAGTATGAAATCCGCTTTGAAGCCGGGCAGTTGCCGCCGGTTGAAGCCTTCTGGTCGATCAGCTACTACGACGACCAGGGCCGCCTGACCGACAACCCGCAGGACAAGTACACGGTCAATTCGCTGTATCACCAGTTGCAGGCCAATGCCGATGGCTCGACCTCGGTGTTCATTGGCAAGGCGCCGGTTGCGCCGCCGTTCGCGGGGAACTGGCTGCCTTCGCACAGCGGCTACTTCAACCTCAACCTGCGCTGCTACAACCCGGGGCCAGCCTTGCTCTCGGGCCAGTACCGGGTGGCGCCGATCGTCCGCATACAGGGGCAGTGAAGCCGATGAACAAGATCGCATTGATTACCGGCGGCTCATCCGGCCTGGGCCTGGAGCTGGCCGGGCAACTGGCCAGAAAAGGCTATGACGTGCTGCTGCTGGCCCGCGACGAGGGCCGGCTGCAGGCGGCCAAGGCCAGCCTTGAGGCGCTGAACAGCCGGATCAACGTGCACACCTTCGTCTGTGATGTTGCCGACGAACAGGCCATGTGCAGCACCTTTGCCACGATCAGCCGGCGCTTTGAGGCCATCGACTTTCTGATCGTCAACGCGGCGATTGCCACCATCGACCTGCTGGGCGATTACAAGAGCCTGCAGGAGGTCAACCGCAACCTGAAGATCAACCTGCTCGGCGCGGTGTCGTCCACCTACCTGGGCATCCCCTTGCTGCGCCGCGGCGCCCATGTGCTGTTCATCTCATCGGGCTTTGGTCTGGTGGGCGCGGCCGGTTATTCGTTGTACGCCGCCTCCAAGGGCGGCCTGAACAACTTTGCCGATGCCATCCGCCGCGAGCTGTTACCGCGCCAGGTGCACGTGCACCTGGCCTGCCTGGGCGACCTGGACACGCCGATGTACGCCGGTGAGCTTGAGCATATGCCGGCCTGGATCAAGGCCAAGATGGGCCGTGGCAAGCCGATGCCCGCAGGCCAGGCGGCCGCGGCGATTCTCAAGGGCTGCTTCAGGCGCCAGTTTCGCATCAACCTGTCCAGTGACGTGAAGCTGCTGATCCTAGTGCAGAAGTTGTTACCGCAAAAACTGTCTACCTATGTCATCGACCGGGTGCTGCCGTTCCCGCCGGTTTGAACCGCCGGGCAGCCGATGACACAGCGTGAAGTGGAACTTCAACCGTTATTGCATGAGGTCGATGGACATGGGAAAAGTCGGAACCAATATCGTCTGGCATCCACAAGCGGTCGAGAAGCAGGCACGGGCCAGGCTCAAGCGGCAAAAGCCGTGCATTATCTGGCTCACTGGGTTGAGCGGGGCAGGCAAGTCGACCATCGCCAATGCACTGGATCAGTTTTTGATCGACCAGGGCTTCCATACCTACTTGCTCGATGGCGACAACGTCCGCCACGGGCTGAACAAGGACCTGGGCTTCAGCGAAGCCGACCGCATCGAGAACATCCGCCGCGTGGGTGAGGTCTCGCGCTTGTTTGTCGATGCCGGGGTGATTGTGCTGTGCTCGTTCATCTCGCCGTTTTGCGCCGATCGCCAGCTGGTGCGCGAGCTGGTCAAGGGCGACGAGTTTGTCGAGGTCTACGTCAAGGCCAGTGTGGCCACTTGCGAGCAGCGCGATGTGAAGGGCTTGTACAAGAAGGCCCGGGCCGGGCAGATCAAGAACTTCACCGGGATCGACTCACCCTATGAGGCGCCGCAGCAGCCGGAGCTGCTGCTGGACACCGAAAGCCAGGATGTCGACGCCTGCGTCGCGCAGCTGGTGGCAGTGCTGCGCGGGCAGGGCTACCTGGGCGCCTTCTGAGCCCGGCGCGGTTCAGGCCTTGAGGGCCGCATCCGGCGCCACTGCCGGCACCGGCTTGCCGGTGGCGGCCTCGACCCGGCGGGCCACCGCCGGGTCATCGGCGAAGGGTATCAGGCTGGCCTGATCGTCCACTTCGCCGCTGTGACGCTGCAGGCAGGCGCTGGTGACCAGGTAGAAGAACAGTACGCCGCTCAGGCAATACAGTGCATACAGCCAGTCATCCATGGTCGGGCCTCCTAGGCCAGGCTGGCGTTGTTCAGCGCCAGTTTTTCATCGGCCACACGCACGGTGCGCCAGGTGTTGTAAGCCATCAGCAGCATGCCGCTCAAGAAGCACACGCCGCCGACAAAGCGCACGATAAAGCCCGGGTGGCTGGCCACCAGCGCCTCGACGAACGAGTAGGTGAGGGTGCCGTCGTCGTTGGTGGCGCGCCACATCAGGCCCTGGGCAATGCCGTTGACCCACATCGAGGCGATGTACAGCACGGTGCCGATGGTGGCCAGCCAGAAGTGCAGGTTGATCAGGCCGACGCTGTACATCTGCTCGCG
This portion of the Pseudomonas sp. SORT22 genome encodes:
- a CDS encoding DUF1254 domain-containing protein, with the translated sequence MSMAEDIHQTVAQGQQDWAFSVGVQLVVWGLPIVECWKYRLGKVVGHGAQAQGQAINAFQHMRSLSTRASSKFVNSATDFLYSTAVLDLHQGPLVLTAPDFQERWYGLQVLDPYMETLANLGTRTYGRQLPSVVIANRRDQHRVPAQATVIYSDSDFLYVVGRIAAGDHEDLSAVNALQDGLRLTPLHGADHPGFDLAQVTPGSCAPLRAGDSSCPAELAFFEELGAVLKFVPPSASEGMLLGLMADVGISVENGFAHQSLAPAVREGLARAVVQATAILQGKVFERGELNNGWKLPGAIGNYGHDYILRALVSLHGIWANVAEESLYFMAWTDCEGNLLHGDNQYEIRFEAGQLPPVEAFWSISYYDDQGRLTDNPQDKYTVNSLYHQLQANADGSTSVFIGKAPVAPPFAGNWLPSHSGYFNLNLRCYNPGPALLSGQYRVAPIVRIQGQ
- a CDS encoding SDR family NAD(P)-dependent oxidoreductase, giving the protein MNKIALITGGSSGLGLELAGQLARKGYDVLLLARDEGRLQAAKASLEALNSRINVHTFVCDVADEQAMCSTFATISRRFEAIDFLIVNAAIATIDLLGDYKSLQEVNRNLKINLLGAVSSTYLGIPLLRRGAHVLFISSGFGLVGAAGYSLYAASKGGLNNFADAIRRELLPRQVHVHLACLGDLDTPMYAGELEHMPAWIKAKMGRGKPMPAGQAAAAILKGCFRRQFRINLSSDVKLLILVQKLLPQKLSTYVIDRVLPFPPV
- the cysC gene encoding adenylyl-sulfate kinase — translated: MGKVGTNIVWHPQAVEKQARARLKRQKPCIIWLTGLSGAGKSTIANALDQFLIDQGFHTYLLDGDNVRHGLNKDLGFSEADRIENIRRVGEVSRLFVDAGVIVLCSFISPFCADRQLVRELVKGDEFVEVYVKASVATCEQRDVKGLYKKARAGQIKNFTGIDSPYEAPQQPELLLDTESQDVDACVAQLVAVLRGQGYLGAF